CGGGCTCCCCGGGGGAGGGTTCTTTTCGTCCCAGCCCCGCCCTCGCACCGGCGTCGGCTTGCTCTCCCGCGCCTCCCCCCCCATCTTACACATGCTGTCATCAACTATGCTTGGCCGCCGCACACGCCGGGAGCGACAGGACCATGGACACGAGTCCGGTACGCAGCGCGGAGCAGGAGGCATTGCCCCCCTCCTCGTCCGCGGTGGATGAGAGCCGTACGAGCCGCCTGATCGAGGCCACCGGCCGGCACGCGCACGACACCCTGCAGGTCGCCTGGGTGCGGAGCGGCGCGGGGGTGGTCTACCAGGGGGGAGAGGCGCACGCGGTGCGGGCGGGGAGCCTGATCGTGATCCCGCCCGGGGAGATGCACTTCGGCCGCTCGGTGGGCCGGGAGGGTTGGGAGTACACGCTGTTCAACCCGCCTCCCGCACTGCTCGCGGAGGTCGGCGCCGACGCGGAGCTTCGCGGCGACTGTGCCCAGCCGGACTTCGACTGGGTGGTGAGCGAGGACCGCGCGGTGGTGGAGCCGTTCGCGCTGTGGGCGCAGAGCGCGTCCTGGAGGGCGTGCGCGCTGGTCCGGGAGTCGCTGATGCACGAGGCGCTCGCCGGACTCCTCGCGCGGAGCGTGCGGGCCCGCGGCCTCCCGCGGTGCGGACCCGCGCCGCGGGCGATCCGCAGCGCCGTGGAGTACCTGGAGCAGAGGTCGGCGGAGAAGGTGGCGCTCGACGACCTCGCCCGCGCCGCCCGGCTGAGCAAGTACCACCTGGTGCGCGCCTTCAAGCGGGAGGTGGGGCTCACCCCCCACGCCTACCACATCCACCTTCGGGTCGCGCGCGCCATGCGGCTGCTCCGCGACGGGCGGAGCATCTCCGCCGCGGCCTTCGGCAGCGCGTTCGCCGCCCAGAGCCACCTCCACTCCCACTTCAGGCGCCTCCTGGGTGTCACCCCCGGGGAGTACCTCCGGGAGCAACATTCTTGAAGACAGGTGTTTTGGCGCCAGCTATCGTGCATCGTCACCCACCGGCACACGAAAACCCTGTCTCAGGAGGAACCATGAAGCTCCGAACGCTGCTCCTCGGCGCGCTGATGGTCTCGGCCGCCGCCTGTACGGACCAGCCCGCGGCCGTGGACGACGCCGGGCTTCCCGGCGCGGGACGCGGGACCACGTACCGCGACGACGTGGTGGGGGTGTCGCTGGACATCCCCCGCAACTGGGCGGTGAACGCCGACCCCGTGCTCTTCGACGACAGCTACGGCTTCGTGGTCTGGGGCGAGGACCGCGACCTGGCGGGCCACGGGCCGCACGACCGGGAGCCGGTGGCCCGCGTGGCGCTCGTCCGCGGCGCCGCCCCGGACCGGATGCCGGGGCTGGTCCAGGCGCAGATCGACAACAACCGCGAGCTCGGCCCGCAGCGCTCCGAGGTGGCGGTGGGAGGCGGGCTCAGGGGCGTGGCCGTGACCGGGCTCCCCGGGACGCAGCCGTACTCGGTCGTCTACGTGGCCTCGGAGGGCCGCGTGTACGAGATCGGCCTGTGGACCGAGCAGCCGGGGCTGGATGCCCGCGCGCGGACGCTCCTTGCTTCGCTCCGCTTCACCCGGCCCGTCCGGACGGTGCAGTCGCTCGGCCTGCAGACCGAGCGCGAGTCGCTCCACTGGGAGCCCAAGGGCGAGATGGCGCTGCAGAGCCAGGCCGCACTGGCCGAGCGGAGGGAGCAGGCCATGAAGGACGTGCAGGCGGGGCTCATCCGCGTGGGGCCGCACACCCTGGATCCGGAGCCCGACCACGGCCACGACGGGACCGCCGCGTCCGCGCAGACGTGCCACCGGCTCGCGCCGTACGGCACCGACATGCAGTGGCAGACGCAGTGGGACGGCACCGCCAACTTCTACGGGTACAAGGGCTGGACCCGCATGAGCGGCAACGGCGGGAGCTGGTGGGGAGAGGGGTTCCACATCTGGCAGTGCAGGACGGACTACCACAACCAGTACTTCGCCAACGACTGGCCGCTGCAGTTCGGCGCAAACGTGTACGCGCACTTCTCCGGCTACGTGAAGTACGCCGGGTGGGCGAAGGGCGGCCACTACACCCTCGGGCGGATCGTGATCGTGAGGACCGGGAAGTGGAGCAGCCTGAGCGCGCACCTGAACGGGTGGGGCCCGGGGATCTCCAACGGCGTGTGGGTGGACGCGTACTGGGACGTGATCGGGTACGCCGGCAACTCGGACGGCGGCGCGGGCTACAACTGGGCCCCCCACCTGCACTCCCGCGTCACCTACGGCGAGTTCTACGACGGCTACGGCATGCCCTACGGCGGGCAGGCCGTCAAGCCCCGGGCGTTCCGCTGCTTCGCCTGCACGGACCAGGACGAGACCACCTCGGACGGGCGCAAGTGGTACACCTCGTTCTACCGGGACCGCTGGATGAAGTACTGACCGGCGGGACCGCACGCGGGACCCGGGCGGCCGCTACATCGCGTGCCCCTGGATGGCACCGCAGACGATGGTCGGGCCGTGGTTCGGGCCCGCGCTCTCGTGGTAGGCGACGATGTGCTGGCCGTTCATCACCGTCGACGTCGGCATGGCGACGGTGGCGGTCATCGTCCCCGCCCCGCCCGCGTCCGCGGTGATGTCCTGGAGCGGCGCGACGGCGTTGCCGGGGCTCTCGCAGGTGCCGTGGTGGATGTGGCCGGCGTGCGCGCTGTTGGGCTGCAGCCCGGTGAGCTGCACCGCCACCTGCGTCTGGGCTCCCTGCTCCGCCAGCGTGGCCGTGCCGCTGACCCCGGAGCCGCCCACCGGGTTCAGGGTGACCTGGTCGTGCATGGCCCCGGCGCCCGCCGCGGCCATCGTGTCCACCGGCACGGCGACCACGGCGGGATCGGTCGCCGCCACCTCCGCCTCGCGGTCGAGCGGGTCGTCCTCCTCGCCCTCCGTGTCGTTCGCCCCGCAGGCGGCCAGCACGAGCGGCGCCAGCGCGAGCGTCCACAGCCTGGATCCCTTCATGTCCCCCTCCCTTTCCTGGTGACGAGGTCCGGCCCCGGCGGGGCCGGACGAGTTGCCGCCCGCACGGGGCCGGAAGCGGCTACATCGAATGCTGCGGGATGCTGCCGCAGACGATGGTCGCTCCGGGGTTCCCGCCCACCTCGTGGTAGGCGATGATGTGCTGCCCGTTCATCACCGTCGACATTGGGACCTGCACGGTTGCGGTGGAGGACGATCCGCCCGTGGCGTCGACCGGCTCCAGCGGCGCCACTGGGGGGCCGGGAGAGTCGCAGGTGCCCTGGTGGATGTGCCCCTGGTGCGTCCCCTTGGCGCCGGTCAGCGTCACCCTCACCTGCGTCTGGCCGTTCATGTCCGAGAGCATGGCCTGCCCGCTCACCCCCGAGTTGCCGACGGGGTTGAGCTGCACCGTGTTTTCCCCGCCCATCGCCATCCCCGGGTCCGCCGGGGCAGCGCCCTCCACGGGCGAAACGGTCACGGCGGAGGTGTCCTTGAGCACGGCCTCGCGGTCGGCCTCGGCGTCCGCCTCGCCTCCTCCGCACGCCGTGAGCGCCAGCGGCGCCAGCGCGAGCATCCACAGCCTGGATCTCTTCATGGTCCCCTCCCTTTCCTGGTGACGAGAAACGGCCCCGTGACGGGACCGAACGCGGTCCGTGCCGGCACGAGAGCCGCGTGGAACCGGAGCGCGCGCAGGATACGGGCCGCGCCTGCGTCGCGCGCTGCGGGAGGCCAGGTCCGTTCCAGCGCGTCGTCAGCTCTGCCCGTAGACGGGGACGGCCGCGCCGCTGACGGCGGCCGCCGCGTCGGAGGCCAGGAAGTGGATGACCCGGGCGATCTCCTCGGGCGCGGTCCAGGCCGAGTGGTCGGCGTCGGGCATCGCGCGGCGGTTGTCCTCCGTGTCCACGGTGCCGGGGAGCACCGCGTTGACGCGGATCCCGTCGGCGCGGTGCTCCTCGGCGAGCACCTCCGCCAGGGTGATGACGGCGGCCTTGGCGACGGCGTAGGCGCCGTGCCCGGTGCGCCCCGCCCGCGCCGCGCGCGAGGAGACGAACACCAGCGACCCGCCCCCGCCGCGGACCATCGCGGGGACCGCCGCGCGCGCCACCAGCCAGGCCGACTTGAGGTTGAGGTCCATCATCCGGTCCCACACCTCGATGGGGGTCTCGGCCAGCGGCATCCCCCCGCGCCATCCGCCCACCAGGTGCGCCACGGTGTCCAGCCGGCCGCCCCACTCCAGGACCTGCTCGACCGCTGCGTACGCGCCCCGCTCGGTGGTCAGGTCCAGCGCGATGGGGAAGAGCCGGTCGCCGAACTCGCCCCGCAGCGCGTCGAGGGCGTCGGGTTGGTCGGTCTTGTAGAAGGGGACTGCGACCCGCGCGCCGTTCTCCAGGAAGGTCCGGGTCACGGCCCGCCCCAGGTTCCCGGCGCCGCCGGTGATCAGAGCAACGGTGTCGTTCATGGACGGATCTCGGGTGAGTAAGGGGTGCTCGGCCGGGAGGACCCCGGCCGCTCCAGCGGCGGGGCTACCTCGCGCGCCCGGTGGCGCGGGCCAGGTCGCGCAGGCGGCGGGCGAGGTCGGGGGTGAGCGCGCCCTCGCGGAAGCGCCACGCCCAGTTCCCCTCGCCGGTGCCGGGGGTGTTCATCCGCCCCTCGCTCCCCAGGCCGAGCAGGTCCTGCAGCGGGATGACGGCAAATTTCGCGCGCGACGCCATCACCAGGCGGATCATGGCCCACCCGGGCTCCTCCCCGCCCTCTGCCACGAGGCGGCTGATGCGGGTGCGCTCCTCCTCCCCCGCCCCCCGGAGCCACCCCAGGGTGGTGTCGTTGTCGTGCGTCCCGGTGTAGGCGACGGAGTTCTCCGGGTAGTTGCCGGGGAGGTGCGGGTTCTCGGCGTCGTCCTCGCCGAAGGCGAACTGCAGGACGCGCATCCCGGGGAGGTCCAGCTCGTCGCGCAGCTCCTCCACCTCGGGGGTGATGAGCCCCAGGTCCTCCGCGATCAGCGGCAGCTCGCCCAGCTCGCGGCGGACGGCCTCGAACAGCTCCGTCCCCGGGCCCGCCCGCCACTCGCCGTGGATGGCGGTCTCCTCGTCGGCGGCGATCTCCCAGTACGACTCGAAGCCGCGGAAGTGGTCGATTCGCACCACGTCCACCATCTCCAGGGTGCGGCGGAAGCGCTCGGTCCACCAGCGGAAGCCGTTCCGGCGCATCCGGTCCCACCGGTAGAGCGGGTTGCCCCAGCGCTGCCCGGTGGCGCTGAAGTAGTCCGGCGGCACCCCGGAGACCACGGTGGGGCGCCCCTGCTCGTCCAGCTCGAAGAGCTCGGGGTGAGCCCAGACGTCGGCGCTGTCGTACGCCACGAAGATGGGGATGTCGCCCACGATGCGGACGCCGCGCCCGTGCGCGTGGTCGCGGAGCGCCTTCCACTGCCGGTCGAAGATCCACTGCCGGAACTCGTGCAGCTCCACCTCGCCCTCCAGCCGGTGCGCGGCGCGGGCGAGCGCGTCCGGCTCGCGGAGGCGGACCCCCTCCTCCCAGTCGCACCAGGCGGCGCCGCCGTGCTCGGCGCGGAGGGCGCGAAACAGGGCGTAGTCCTCCAGCCAGGCGAGGTTGCGGGCGCGGAAGTCGTCGAAGTCGCCCCGCAGCTCCAGCGCGGCCCCGGCACGGAACGCCATCCACGCGCGGCGCAGGAGCGCGTCCTTCCAGGCCATGGCGCGGGGAAAGTCCACCCGGTCCGCCGGGAGGTCCTCCCCGCCGACGTCCCCGTCCCGCAGCAGCCCGTCGCGCACCAGCATCTCCGGGCTCACCAGGAGCGGGTTCCCGCCCATGGCGGAGAGGCCGTTGTACGGCGACCCGCCCTCGTTGACCGGCACGAGCGGGAGGATCTGCCAGAGCCGCTGCCCGGCCTGGGCGAGCCAGTCCACGAAGCGGCAGGCATCCTCCCCCACGCCGCCGACCCCCCGCCCCGGGAGCGAGGTGGGGTGCAGCAGGACGCCCGAGGAGCGGGGGTACGACGAGAGGGGCTCAGGCATGGACGGAGGGAGTGCGAAGTGCGAGGTGCGAAGTGCGGGAGTCGGGCACCACGGCCTCCCGGCTACGCCGCGGGGAGGACGTACGCGACCTCCGCCCGCTCCAGGCGGATGGACGCGGGGACCTCCTCGCCCTCCTCCGGGGCGTCGTCGCGGCAGACGCGGAAGAGTCGGTGGCCGGACCCCGGCTGCGCGCCGCCGGCTTCGGCCAGGCTCGCCTCGCGCGGCTCCTCCCCCTTGTTCACCAGGATCCACCCGCGCGGGGCGTCCGGCTGGTCGGAGGCGCGGCGCTCCAGCACCAGGACGTCGCCGCGCAGGCCGCCGCGGGCGCGGAGGACGCCCTCGCCCTGCAGGAGGGGGTGGCGGAGCTTGAGACCGTTCACGCGCCCGACGAAGGGGCGCAGGTCCCAGTGGCGGCGCTCCCAGTCGGAGGGCATGCTGTGCACCACGTTGACCTGCTTGCGGAAGCCGAACTCGTAGCCGACCGTCATCATCACCCCCGCCGAGAAGGCCGCGGCGAAGGCGTAGCGCTGCCGCTGCACCGCCTCGTCGGCGCCGGTGTCGGCCGCGAGCCGGGTGGTGTCGTGCGACTCCGGGAAGGCCACCGAGGGGGCGATGGCGCGGAGCTTCTCGTGCTGCTCCAGCGCCCACGGCTCGCTGAAGTCCCACCACTTGCTGGAGTTGAAGAAGTAGTCGAACCCCGCCTCCTTGAGCGCGACCACGTCCTCCAGCGGCGCCCCCAGCGTTTCCGCGAAGAACTGTACGTCGGGGCGCACCCGCCGCGCCTCGTCGATCAGGCGCCGCCAGAGCGCCGCGGGCACCTTGTAGGCGGCGTCGCAGCGGAAGCCGTGGAACCCCAGCTCCAGGGAGTCGCGCACCAGCGAGGCCCAGTAGTCCCAGAGCCGCTCGCGGTCCGGGGAGTGCTCGTTGTCGATCTCGGCCAGGTCGCCCCAGACGGTCACCTTCCCCGGGTCGTCCGGGTCGACGGCGTAGGGGCTCTGCACCTCGCCGCTCTCGTCGCGGAGGTACCAGTCCGGGTGCTGCTCGATGAGCGGCGAGTCCTTGGCCGTGTGGTTCACCACCAGGTCCATCATGGGGCGCACGCCCACCGCGGCGATGCGGTCCACCGCGTCGCGCAGCGGCCCCAGGTCCGCCGGG
This genomic window from Longimicrobiaceae bacterium contains:
- a CDS encoding CHRD domain-containing protein — translated: MKRSRLWMLALAPLALTACGGGEADAEADREAVLKDTSAVTVSPVEGAAPADPGMAMGGENTVQLNPVGNSGVSGQAMLSDMNGQTQVRVTLTGAKGTHQGHIHQGTCDSPGPPVAPLEPVDATGGSSSTATVQVPMSTVMNGQHIIAYHEVGGNPGATIVCGSIPQHSM
- the malQ gene encoding 4-alpha-glucanotransferase — encoded protein: MPEPLSSYPRSSGVLLHPTSLPGRGVGGVGEDACRFVDWLAQAGQRLWQILPLVPVNEGGSPYNGLSAMGGNPLLVSPEMLVRDGLLRDGDVGGEDLPADRVDFPRAMAWKDALLRRAWMAFRAGAALELRGDFDDFRARNLAWLEDYALFRALRAEHGGAAWCDWEEGVRLREPDALARAAHRLEGEVELHEFRQWIFDRQWKALRDHAHGRGVRIVGDIPIFVAYDSADVWAHPELFELDEQGRPTVVSGVPPDYFSATGQRWGNPLYRWDRMRRNGFRWWTERFRRTLEMVDVVRIDHFRGFESYWEIAADEETAIHGEWRAGPGTELFEAVRRELGELPLIAEDLGLITPEVEELRDELDLPGMRVLQFAFGEDDAENPHLPGNYPENSVAYTGTHDNDTTLGWLRGAGEEERTRISRLVAEGGEEPGWAMIRLVMASRAKFAVIPLQDLLGLGSEGRMNTPGTGEGNWAWRFREGALTPDLARRLRDLARATGRAR
- a CDS encoding M23 family metallopeptidase, yielding MKLRTLLLGALMVSAAACTDQPAAVDDAGLPGAGRGTTYRDDVVGVSLDIPRNWAVNADPVLFDDSYGFVVWGEDRDLAGHGPHDREPVARVALVRGAAPDRMPGLVQAQIDNNRELGPQRSEVAVGGGLRGVAVTGLPGTQPYSVVYVASEGRVYEIGLWTEQPGLDARARTLLASLRFTRPVRTVQSLGLQTERESLHWEPKGEMALQSQAALAERREQAMKDVQAGLIRVGPHTLDPEPDHGHDGTAASAQTCHRLAPYGTDMQWQTQWDGTANFYGYKGWTRMSGNGGSWWGEGFHIWQCRTDYHNQYFANDWPLQFGANVYAHFSGYVKYAGWAKGGHYTLGRIVIVRTGKWSSLSAHLNGWGPGISNGVWVDAYWDVIGYAGNSDGGAGYNWAPHLHSRVTYGEFYDGYGMPYGGQAVKPRAFRCFACTDQDETTSDGRKWYTSFYRDRWMKY
- a CDS encoding AraC family transcriptional regulator, with the translated sequence MDTSPVRSAEQEALPPSSSAVDESRTSRLIEATGRHAHDTLQVAWVRSGAGVVYQGGEAHAVRAGSLIVIPPGEMHFGRSVGREGWEYTLFNPPPALLAEVGADAELRGDCAQPDFDWVVSEDRAVVEPFALWAQSASWRACALVRESLMHEALAGLLARSVRARGLPRCGPAPRAIRSAVEYLEQRSAEKVALDDLARAARLSKYHLVRAFKREVGLTPHAYHIHLRVARAMRLLRDGRSISAAAFGSAFAAQSHLHSHFRRLLGVTPGEYLREQHS
- a CDS encoding SDR family oxidoreductase — protein: MNDTVALITGGAGNLGRAVTRTFLENGARVAVPFYKTDQPDALDALRGEFGDRLFPIALDLTTERGAYAAVEQVLEWGGRLDTVAHLVGGWRGGMPLAETPIEVWDRMMDLNLKSAWLVARAAVPAMVRGGGGSLVFVSSRAARAGRTGHGAYAVAKAAVITLAEVLAEEHRADGIRVNAVLPGTVDTEDNRRAMPDADHSAWTAPEEIARVIHFLASDAAAAVSGAAVPVYGQS